A region of Antedon mediterranea chromosome 8, ecAntMedi1.1, whole genome shotgun sequence DNA encodes the following proteins:
- the LOC140057581 gene encoding uncharacterized protein, with protein MITPFHFDYRLELGILVLSIGAGLVHSDSSTDNVIRFCPGEDIVINCGRIDENPLSLRWRVDDEFVSSYSGTNNKFVDFNETMFQIQKETFSLKVCGTSKSEKYECTVLDTKNNFHTVVWTTQPHDLPYFSTECNFCSIDGVPIRLTCSVGNLTQEADAHIHWTLEDEMNIITSFEAGVLTSSFMADDEKVKFIVGTHGVGCTMVGKCHSESIKFKFPKGCGRIP; from the exons ATGATTACCCCTTTTCACTTTGATTATAGGTTGGAATTAGGCATTCTGGTTTTAAGCATTGGTGCAGGCCTAGTACACAGTGATTCGT cgACTGATAATGTGATTCGTTTCTGCCCCGGCGAAGACATTGTTATAAACTGTGGTAGAATCGACGAGAACCCACTATCACTGAGATGGCGTGTAGATGATGAATTTGTGTCCAGCTATTCAGGGACCAACAACAAATTTGTAGATTTCAATGAAACCATGTTTCAAATTCAGAAAGAAACATTTTCATTGAAGGTCTGCGGTACGTCAAAATCCGAAAAATATGAGTGTACAGTGCTTGATACCAAAAATAATTTCCACACGGTAGTGTGGACAACACAACCACACG ATCTACCTTATTTCTCAACCGAATGCAATTTTTGCTCTATCGATGGAGTACCCATTCGGTTGACATGCAGCGTTGGTAACCTTACTCAGGAAGCAGATGCCCATATCCATTGGACATTGGAAGATGAAATGAATATTATCACATCTTTTGAAGCCGGTGTTCTGACATCAAGCTTTATGGCAGATGATGAAAAAGTGAAGTTTATCGTTGGAACACATGGTGTTGGGTGCACAATGGTTGGAAAATGCCATTCTGAATCAATAAAATTCAAGTTTCCGAAGGGCTGTGGGAGG ATTCCATAA